GCAGGCCGTGCGCCCGGAGCACGTCCTTCATGCGGGACTTGTCGCGGAAGTTGCGCGCGGCCTCCGCGCCCATCCCCTCGATGCCGAGCCCGTCGCGCAGTTCACCGAGCGGCACCTGAAGCTCCTCGAGCGCGCCCAGCAGACGGTCGATCCCGCCGAGTTCGCCGGAGAGCCGGCGCAGCCCGGCGTGGATGCCCTCCGCCGACAGCGCGTCATCGACCCGGGCGTGCGCCGCGATCCTCCGCCGCAGCGAGGCGGGCATTCGCTCGAGCGGTTCCTGCGTCACGACCCCGAGGCGCACGCCGGCGAGCCCCGCGGCGGCTTCCAGAAAGCGCAGCGTGGTAGGGAGATAGAACGGGGCGACGAATGCGACGTTGGGCATCGGTTTTCCAGGTTTCCACAGCGGGCCGGACGGCCGCCGCCGGACGGGCTGGCGTTCAGGCGCAGGGAGGGTACTATGTCGGGCCCTCAAAGTGAAGTTTTTCCCCCGAGTCGCTGGCGAAGCAATGCACGTCGTATTCGTCGAACCCCTGTTTCCCGGAAACCAGAAGGACTTCGTGCGCGGTCTGCACGAAGTCGGCGCCGAGGTGTCCGCGGTGGGCGAAGCGCCGCCGGAAGCGCTGGGCTCCGACCTGCACGGGTGGCTCACCAGCTATGAGCAGGTCGGCTCCGTGTGCGACGAGGGCGCCCTCGCGCGCGCCGTTCACGAGATCCACCGGCGGCGCCCCGTGGACCGCCTCGAGGCCACCGTCGAAGCCCACATCCTCCCGGTCGCCCGCGTGCGGGAAGCCGCGGGACTGGCCGGGACGTCCGTGAGGACCGCGCACCTGTGCCGCGACAAGCCGGCGATGAAGGACGCGCTTCGGGATGCGGGGATCGCGACCGCCCAGTCGATGGGCGGGGGCGACGCGGAGGAGATCGCGGGGTTCGGCCGGAGGGTCGGCTATCCGCTCATCGTCAAGCCGCGCGCCGGGGCCGGCGCCTCGGGCACGTATCGCGTCGAGGACGAGGCGCAGCTCGCGGCGCTGCTCCCGCGCCTCGGCGTCGGGCATGGCGCCGAAGTCGCCGTCGAGGAGTTCGTGGACGGCCACGAGGCCTTCTACGACACGCTGACGGTGGGTGGCACGGTGGTCCACGACTTCATGACCCACTACTACCCCAACGTGCTCGAGGCGATGCGGACGAGGGAGGTGTCGCCCCAGTTCATCGCCACGAACCGGATCGACACCGCCGACGCCTACGCGGAGGTCCGGGAACTCGGGCGGCGGGTCATCGACGCGCTCGAGATCGGGACGTCCGCCACCCACATGGAATGGTTCTTCGGCGAGAAGGGACTCAGGTTCTCCGAGATCGGCTGCCGTCCGCCCGGCGTGCGGGCCTGGGACCTGTACGGGGCGGCGAACGAAATGGACGTGTACCGCGAGTGGGCGGCCTGCATCGTGCATGGCCGCAAACTGCGGGACCCGTCGCGCCGCTACTCCGCGGGGATCGTGACGCTGCGGCCCGAAAACGATGGGCGCATCGCGGGGTATGAGGGTCTGGAGAAGGTGGAAGCCCGCTTCGGAGAGTGGATCATCGACACGCATCTGCCGCCGCCCGGCACGCCCACGCAGCCCGTGGAGGCCGGGTACATGGCGAACGCCTGGCTCCGGCTGCGGCACCCGGACTACGACGAACTGCGCCGCATGCTCGACGCCGTCGGACGCTGGGTGAGAGTGCGCGCCGCATGAAGGCGTCGAGATGGCGCCGGGCGGCCGACGACGCGGGGCGCCGGCCGGCCGACGACGCCGGACGCCGGCCGCCGCTCGTCCTCCTCGGTCCGCGCGGAGGCGACCTCGCGCTCCCGGACGTGGTGCGGGAACTGGAGGCCGCGGGTGCCCTGTCGCGGGGCGCGCGGATCGCCGCCATCACCTCCGGGTGGCGGGACCGCGAGGCCAACGAGGGACTCATCGATCCATGCCTCGCGGACCGCGTCGTGGATCTCGAACTCTATCGGCGCTCCGACCGGATCGCCGAGGCCGACGCGGAACTCGCGCGCGCGCACCGGGAGACGCGGGACCGGCTCCGGTCGCTGCGTCGCGCCTACAATCTGCGCCTCCACGGTCTCATCGAGGCGCACCAGCGGCTGGCCGAACTGCGCGGGGACGAGTCCGTGCTCCGTGCCGAGCGGGACGAAGCCCTCGGGGCTATTCGGCGCCTCGACGCACGGCACCTGAGCCGCGTGACCGAGATCCGGTCGGAGTTCGAGCGCCGCATGACACCCTCCGAGCGCGATGCCGTGCGATTGCAACGGCGCGAGGTGGGCGAGAGGCTCGAGGGCACGGAGGCGATCGTCCTGGAGGGCGGGCACGTCGGGAACCTGCTGAGCCGCCTGCGGCTGTTCGGGGGACGGAAGCTCCTGGACGGACGCCCCGTGATCGGCCGGTCGGCCGGGGCCATGGTGCTGACGGAGCGCGTCGTGCTCTTTCACGATCGGCCGCCTTGGGGCGAGGGCCACCCCGAGGTGTTCGACGCGGGGCTGGGGATCGCCGAAGGGCTCGTCGCCCTTCCGCACGCTTCGGCCCGCCTCGCGCTGGACGACCGGACGCGGGGAGCGCGGCTCGCGGCCCGCTTCTCTCCCGCCTCCTGCGTCCTCCTCGACCCCGGCCACCGACTCGACCGGGCCGGGCACGGCTGGAGCGGCGGCGACGGGGTCGAGCGCCTCGACGCGGCGGGCCGCCGCGTCCCCTTCCGCACGGCGGCGTAGTCCGGCCCATGCGATTCGATCCCCACGCCCGGGCCCACCGGCAGGAGCCATCGATGCCGCGTTCGACCGCGATCGCGGCGCTCGAGGAGCGGCTCGCGTCCGGTTCCGGCGGGCCGGATGCGGTGGGCGCGTTCCTCGATGCGCACGAGTTCCCGCTCGCCGAGCCGCCCCTTTACACCTTCGTGTACCGGGGCCATGCCGACGCCGTCCGGCTCCGGCACTGGGTACACGGCCTCCAGACCTCGGCGCCCTTCCGCCGGCTGGAGGGAACGGACCTCTGGTGCTACACGCTCGAACTCCCCGACGAATCCCGGGTGGAGTACAAGATCGAGGTCCTCGCCGGCGGCCGCGCGGAGTGGATCGAGGACCCGCTGAACCCCCAGCGCGCCCGCGATCCGTTCGGGGCGAACTCCGTCGTCCAGGCGCGGGGCTATGAGATCCCCGACTGGGCCCGCGAGCGCGAGGGAGTCCGGCGCGGCGAGCTGGATGAACTCGCGGTCGAGAGCGAGGCCTTGGAGTCGGCGCGGCACGTGAGCGTGTACCGTCCGGCCGATTTCCGCGCCAACCGCCGCTACCCGCTGCTCATCGTGCACGACGGCGGGGACTACGTCGAGTACGCCGGCCTGAGGCAGGTGCTCGACCAACTGATCGATCGCTTCGAGATCCCCCGGATGATCGTGGCGTTGCTGCACCCGGGCGACCGGATGTCGGAATACTCGGCGG
This DNA window, taken from Candidatus Palauibacter scopulicola, encodes the following:
- a CDS encoding Type 1 glutamine amidotransferase-like domain-containing protein encodes the protein MKASRWRRAADDAGRRPADDAGRRPPLVLLGPRGGDLALPDVVRELEAAGALSRGARIAAITSGWRDREANEGLIDPCLADRVVDLELYRRSDRIAEADAELARAHRETRDRLRSLRRAYNLRLHGLIEAHQRLAELRGDESVLRAERDEALGAIRRLDARHLSRVTEIRSEFERRMTPSERDAVRLQRREVGERLEGTEAIVLEGGHVGNLLSRLRLFGGRKLLDGRPVIGRSAGAMVLTERVVLFHDRPPWGEGHPEVFDAGLGIAEGLVALPHASARLALDDRTRGARLAARFSPASCVLLDPGHRLDRAGHGWSGGDGVERLDAAGRRVPFRTAA
- a CDS encoding ATP-grasp domain-containing protein encodes the protein MHVVFVEPLFPGNQKDFVRGLHEVGAEVSAVGEAPPEALGSDLHGWLTSYEQVGSVCDEGALARAVHEIHRRRPVDRLEATVEAHILPVARVREAAGLAGTSVRTAHLCRDKPAMKDALRDAGIATAQSMGGGDAEEIAGFGRRVGYPLIVKPRAGAGASGTYRVEDEAQLAALLPRLGVGHGAEVAVEEFVDGHEAFYDTLTVGGTVVHDFMTHYYPNVLEAMRTREVSPQFIATNRIDTADAYAEVRELGRRVIDALEIGTSATHMEWFFGEKGLRFSEIGCRPPGVRAWDLYGAANEMDVYREWAACIVHGRKLRDPSRRYSAGIVTLRPENDGRIAGYEGLEKVEARFGEWIIDTHLPPPGTPTQPVEAGYMANAWLRLRHPDYDELRRMLDAVGRWVRVRAA
- a CDS encoding alpha/beta hydrolase-fold protein, which encodes MPRSTAIAALEERLASGSGGPDAVGAFLDAHEFPLAEPPLYTFVYRGHADAVRLRHWVHGLQTSAPFRRLEGTDLWCYTLELPDESRVEYKIEVLAGGRAEWIEDPLNPQRARDPFGANSVVQARGYEIPDWAREREGVRRGELDELAVESEALESARHVSVYRPADFRANRRYPLLIVHDGGDYVEYAGLRQVLDQLIDRFEIPRMIVALLHPGDRMSEYSADPAHARFVAEELLPRLEHDYPLLPDSGSRGLMGASLGAVASFHAALEYPGRFGRLLLQSGSFLFTDIGANESGPVFDRVVDMMNAYRAAPTAIAEKAFVSVGVYEPLVSENRALIPALRRGGAEVRFVESRDGHNWENWRDRLREGLSWLFPGPLWMVYE